In Eublepharis macularius isolate TG4126 chromosome 4, MPM_Emac_v1.0, whole genome shotgun sequence, the following are encoded in one genomic region:
- the LOC129327907 gene encoding zinc finger protein 271-like: MPLPNPALQEHLADTRKVIGAAVGEPDLISWLEEEEELFLHDSNEEERLAGAHLSEPTNETKERSATDEEETYPDVNENVAYCDILRNEQGKGGSNSSQLKGGESHEAPSITEICKGDNQNNSPAREENFPENSYINMNSHQRNQTREKKYKHLECGKGFIESGSLTVHQRIHTGEKPYKCLECGKSFSRSDHIFSHQRIHMGEKPYKCLECEKSFTDKGKLTVHQRIHSGEKPYKCLECGKSFSRSHHLSSHQRIHTGEKPYKCLECGKSFSHSCNLTSHQRIHTGEKPYNCLECGKSFSEGKSLTVHHRSHTGEKQYKCLECEKSFSRNDSLTSHQRIHSGEKTYKCLMCDKSFSDRGSLTVHQRIHTGKKMYKCLEGKKSFSQNDSLTYRKQTYTGEKPYKRLECGKSFSQSDDLSSHQRIHTGEKPYKCLECGKSFSQSGSLTIHQRIHRGEKPYKCLECGKSFSHSCSLTSHRRIHRGEKPYNCLECGKSFSEWRSLTVHQRIHTGEKTYKCQECEKSFSRSDHIFSHQRIHMGEKPYKCLECGKSFSQSGSLTIHQRIHSGEKPYKCLECGKSFSRSDHLSSHQRIHTGEKPYKCLECGKTFSHSCSLTSHRRIHRGEKPYNCLECGKSFSAWRSLTVHQRIHTGEKTYKCQECEKRFSRNDSLTSHQKTHTGEKPYKCLECNKSFRWSGKLTSHQNIHTGEKPYKCLECGKSFSRNDSLTVHQRIHTGEKPYKCLECGKSFSRSHHLLSHQRIHTGEKPYKRLECGESFSEWRSLTVHYRIHTGENLNPSHRINALRVEKSSVKVEVLIPTTEFTREKPYKCLESGKSFSWNDSLTSHHRNHTEETPY, encoded by the exons ATGCCTCTGCCAAATCCCGCTCTCCAAGAACACttggcagacaccaggaaagtTATTG GTGCTGCAGTGGGCGAGCCTGACCtcatatcctggctggaggaagaggaggagctgttTCTCCACGACTCTAATGAAGAGGAGCGATTGGCAG GAGCGCATCTGTCGGAGCcaacaaatgaaacaaaagaacgTTCTGCAACAGATGAAGAAGAGACTTATCCAGATGTGAATGAGAACGTTGCATACTGTGATATCCTAAGGAAtgagcaggggaaaggggggagtaATTCCAGTCAGTTAAAGGGTGGTGAGTCTCATGAAGCTCCATCAATTACAGAAATATGCAAAGGAGACAACCAGAATAACAGCCCTGCACGTGAAGAAAATTTTCCTGAAAATTCATATATCAATAtgaattcccatcaaagaaaCCAAACCAGGGAGAAAAAATATAAAcacctggagtgtggaaaaggcttcattGAGAGTGGAAGTCTTacagtccatcaaagaattcacacaggggagaaaccatataaatgcctggaatgtggaaaaagcttcagtcggagtgaCCACATtttttcccaccaaagaattcacatgggggagaaaccatataaatgcctggagtgtgaaaAAAGTTTTACTGACAAGggaaaacttactgtccatcaacgaattcactcaggagagaaaccatataaatgcttggagtgtgggaaaagcttcagtcggagtcaccatctttcttcccaccaaagaattcacacaggggagaaaccatataaatgcctggagtgtggaaaaagcttcagtcacagttgcaaccttacttcccaccaaagaattcacacaggggagaaaccatataactgcctagagtgtgggaaaagcttcagtgaggGGAAAAGTCTTACTGTCCATCATAggagtcacacaggggagaaacaatataaatgcctggagtgtgaaaaaagcttcagtcggaatGACAGCcttacttcccaccaaagaattcatagTGGGGAGAAAACGTATAAATGCCTGATGTGTGACAAAAGTTTTAGTGACAGGGgaagtcttactgtccatcaacgaattcacacagggaagaaaatgtataaatgcctggagggtaaaaaaagcttcagtcagaatgACAGCCTTACTTACCGCAAACAAACatacactggagagaaaccatataaacgcctcgagtgtggaaaaagcttcagtcaaagtgacgacctttcttcccaccaaagaattcacacaggggagaaaccatataaatgcctggagtgtggtaaAAGCTTTAGTCAAAGTGGAAGTCTTACTATCCATCAACGaattcacagaggggagaaaccatataaatgcctggagtgtggaaaaagcttcagtcacagttGCAGCCTTACCTCCCACCGAAGaattcacagaggggagaaaccatataactgcctagagtgtgggaaaagcttcagtgagtGGAgaagtcttactgtccatcaaaggattcacacaggggagaaaacatataaatgccaggagtgtgaaaaaagcttcagtcggagtgaCCACATtttttcccaccaaagaattcacatgggggagaaaccatataaatgcctggagtgtggtaaAAGCTTTAGTCAAAGTGGAAGTCTTACTATCCATCAACGAATTCactcaggagagaaaccatataaatgcctggagtgtgggaaaagcttcagtcggagtgaCCACCTTTCTTcgcaccaaagaattcacacaggggagaaaccatataaatgcctggagtgtggaaaaaccttCAGTCACAGTTGCAGCCTTACCTCCCACCGAAGaattcacagaggggagaaaccatataactgcctagagtgtgggaaaagcttcagtgcgTGGAgaagtcttactgtccatcaaaggattcacacaggggagaaaacatataaatgccaggagtgtgaAAAACGCTTCAGTCGGAATGACAGCCTTACTTCCCACCAAAAAactcacactggggagaaaccatataaatgcctggagtgtaaTAAAAGCTTCAGATGGAGTGGCAAACTTACGTCCCACCAAAacattcacacaggggagaaaccatataaatgcctcgagtgtggaaaaagcttcagtcggaatGACAGCCTTacagtccatcaaagaattcacacaggggagaagccgtataaatgcctggagtgtgggaaaagcttcagtcggagtcACCACCTTttgtcccatcaaagaattcacacaggggagaaaccatataaacgTCTAGAGTGTGGAGAAAGCTTCAGTGAGTGGAGAAGTCTTACTGTCCATtacagaattcacacaggagaaaac CTGAATCCGTCACACCGTATAAATGCCTTGCGTGTGGAAAAATCTTCAGTGAAAGTGGAAGTCTTAATTCCCACCACAGAATTCAcacgggagaaaccatataaatgcctggagagTGGGAAAAGCTTTAGTTGGAATGACAGCCTTACTTCCCATCACAGAAATCACACAGAGGAGACACCATACTAA